Below is a genomic region from Salvelinus fontinalis isolate EN_2023a chromosome 38, ASM2944872v1, whole genome shotgun sequence.
GAAAGGAGAGAAGCAACAAGTTGCAGACCGCTTAGATGAGAGAAGGCTATAAAGAGAGAGAACGGTGATTAAAGAGAGACagataaaaggagagagagagagagaggggagaaggtggagaaaaagagacagggttatagagagacagaatgagaataAGGCCATAGAGAGAGTCTGTGTAGGTAGGAGGCGGATGGTGGGCTCCGTCCGTTATCCCTGGTAGCTCCTAGCTCAATCTTCCCATCCATCTCCACATGGCTGGTGCTGGGCCAGAGTGGCAGCCACATCAAACACTATCCCCAGCCAGGCACATTGAACCAGGGATTAGTTTACATCTACCAGGCAGAGGAGAAGAAGTGGAGAGGAAAGAGACcgagggaaggagaaggagggaggaatatACTCCACTTCACAGAGATAAAGTGGACAGAGTGTCTTCAGTTCAGACAATCTTTGGCACTCTCACCTGATAGATTGTACAAAGAGTCTGGCTCACTCCAGTTTAGACTACAGAGCGAAGAATAGATTTTCATGAGTCCTACTGTTTGGTAAAGGCACACGTAGCTAGTTTGTAGACCCATGATGGTGAATAGGCAGGAGAGTTACAGAGAGACTGGGTCACTTTGTAGACCACTAAGGGGTATACCACAAAGCatgatcaatgagttagccagctaatctAAATATTctgaaaaaacatatatttttttttgaaaGATAACCTTGAAATGGACATGGTCTAGTTGACTCAACAACCAGAAACACATATTTTAGTTTCAATGTCTTAATGATGCAGAAATTggtagttattattattatttttttaaatcaaagttagctggctaactcatttatcctgctttgtagtatacccatGTGGACTACCTACCTGGCAATTGATTTATGGGCCCATTTTTTTCTAAAGCTATCTATCTGGATTTCGCCTATCGGATAGGATTAAATGTATAAAAATAGAATGGACTAataattgacttgaatggggacacaccattctattcattctacTTCTACGCATTTAATCATGTCCGATAGTTGAAATTCGGATAGATAACTTCAGGAGAAACTGTGCCCTGGTGTCTACAGTTTAGTAGGCAGACAAGGTACTAGCAAGTCTTTTGTAGCCCCAGGATGGTGAGTGTATAGCGGCTCTATACGCATAAACATAAACTGTCTGGTACATATTGATCAGCGAAGCTCTTCTTGGAAGGGGAATCCACACACTCCCCAGTGGCATCAATGTGTGTGAGATAAACCTTTAAACAGTCATCAATACGGAGTAGCAGACTTGGGATCAGATTGGCAGGTTGCACATCGTCAAAGTCGCTGAAACTGTAgtttcctctctgacagacagttGATTCATATGCAAAAGGTAAAATGCATACTTGATTCAGCTGATGTCTACAGATGAGGAGTTCTGATGCACTGGGACACGCACAAAGGCGACCAGTACTCATTGGCTGAAAGTCACACGCTATCCTCACCCATAGCTAAAGTGTGACGTTTGGTGGCAGCGGTGGGATCCAGTGTGTTAAACAGTGAAAATGCTTACTGTGTACATAATATGATGAGCAATGTAACGTGCACTCtaaatcaatctctctctctctctctttctctctctctctcgcaccccccctctctctcgccccctctctctctctatatatatatctatctatgtcTGCAGAACTCCATCCGACACAACCTGTCCCTCCACACGCGCTTCATCCGGGTGCAGAACGAAGGCACGGGCAAGTCCTCCTGGTGGATGCTCAACCCTGAGGGGGGCAAGATGGGCAAGGCCCCTCGCCGGCGAACCGTCTCCATGGACAACAGCACCAAGTACCTGAAGAGCAAGGGCCGGGTCAGCCGCAAGAGGGTGGGCAGGCCAGGGATTGGTTCTGGGGCTCAAGTGGGGCTCCAGGCTTCCCCTGAGCAGGGTAGCCCAACGGGGAAGGTTCTCCCAGGCAACATAGGGGGAGCTGGGggtgtggaaggagagtttgaCGCCTGGACGGAGCTCCACTCCCGGGCTAGTTCGTCCACTTCGACCCTGAGCGGGCGCCTCTCGCCCATCCTGGCCGAGGGCGAGctggaggagtcagaggaaggcgGGCTCTCCTGCTCGGCCtccccccacctctacccctccccctcctccagcGCCCGCTCCCCGGCCATGGGGGCTGCGGGAGGCCACTGTCCACCCGTGGAGCAGCTGCCCCAGCTGGCTAATCTCACGGGGGCGATCTGCCTGGAGGAGAGGCTCCTGGATGAAggctaccaccatcatcatcctcacccGGCGGCAGACCACAAACTTCCCCCGGTCTATCATTACAACCccggggttaaaggtcagggatcGTACTGCGGCGCGGTCTACAGCCAGGCTGGGATGGGCATGCTGCGCCACCACTCACCCATGCAGACCATCCAGGAGAATAAGCCTGCTAGCTTCGGCGGCACCATGCGGGCCTACTCAGGGACCAACGCCCTGCAGAGCCTGCTGACAGGAGGCCCCGGAGTGCCACAGCAGTACTGTGCCAAGGACATAATACTGGGCCAAGAGAGAGATGCCCACCCCATGATGGGGCCCTCCACGAACGGAGTGAGCTCCACCCATCACAGCCATCACTCGGGACACAACGGACATGCAGCACACAGTCACAATGGCAGCCACACAAACCACAACTCGGCTCACAGCCACAACGGCCACAACGGAACTCAGAGTCGTAACCTCAACCCTGTGaccaaccacaacaaccacaaccacaactctCCTCATCTTGGCCACAACCTCAGTCAGAACCACAgcaaccacacaacacacacaccgactcaagccccagccccagccctggcCCCACGCATCAGCAGTGGCcacctccagccctacagccacaAAGCCCCCTATCTGTACAGCCCCCCGTCCCACGCCCACCTCCCCGCTTCCACCACCCTGCCACCCAACCCGGCCGGCATGCTGGGGATGCCTCAGGACTCCTGCCACCTGGCCACCGCCCCCCACCCCTCGCACCCCTGCCACAACACTTACCCCAGTCCCCAACACCAAGGAATGGGCAgtggactgtaccaccaccaacgGGGCATGGTGGGAGGCGGCACAGGAGGCAGCTACCATGGTAGCTCCTACCACCAGCCTCACCCCCACGAGAGACTAGC
It encodes:
- the LOC129837481 gene encoding forkhead box protein O3-like — its product is MLMMGDDELAHQVDSDFEPQNRPRSCTWPLPCPEDFPEVLEVNGGLPLTTIKVEPDDNLAVSACRAGRMGGTPTELKHPAVAPAPIGATHPCLAGAALDVTGQLRKAKSSRRNAWGNQSYADLITRAIESTPEKRLTLSQVYDWMVRYVPYFKDKGDSNSSAGWKNSIRHNLSLHTRFIRVQNEGTGKSSWWMLNPEGGKMGKAPRRRTVSMDNSTKYLKSKGRVSRKRVGRPGIGSGAQVGLQASPEQGSPTGKVLPGNIGGAGGVEGEFDAWTELHSRASSSTSTLSGRLSPILAEGELEESEEGGLSCSASPHLYPSPSSSARSPAMGAAGGHCPPVEQLPQLANLTGAICLEERLLDEGYHHHHPHPAADHKLPPVYHYNPGVKGQGSYCGAVYSQAGMGMLRHHSPMQTIQENKPASFGGTMRAYSGTNALQSLLTGGPGVPQQYCAKDIILGQERDAHPMMGPSTNGVSSTHHSHHSGHNGHAAHSHNGSHTNHNSAHSHNGHNGTQSRNLNPVTNHNNHNHNSPHLGHNLSQNHSNHTTHTPTQAPAPALAPRISSGHLQPYSHKAPYLYSPPSHAHLPASTTLPPNPAGMLGMPQDSCHLATAPHPSHPCHNTYPSPQHQGMGSGLYHHQRGMVGGGTGGSYHGSSYHQPHPHERLAADLDLDIFYGSLDCDVDSILLHDIMDSGEEMDFNFDSSLAQGVGVGMGMGVGVGMSGLAGPQQAHNNQSWVPG